The following proteins come from a genomic window of Limnohabitans sp. 103DPR2:
- the fabZ gene encoding 3-hydroxyacyl-ACP dehydratase FabZ — translation MMDIYQILKQLPHRFPILLVDRVLEIEKGVRIKALKNVSVNEPYFTGHFPSRPVMPGVLMLEALAQAAALLAFDTMGETPDENTVYYFAGIDGARFKRPVEPGDQLILEVELDRMKAGIFKFKARAKVGEEIAVEAELMCTMRKVA, via the coding sequence ATGATGGACATTTATCAAATTCTCAAACAATTGCCACACCGGTTTCCCATTTTGTTGGTTGATCGCGTCTTGGAAATTGAGAAGGGCGTGCGCATCAAGGCATTGAAAAATGTCTCCGTCAACGAGCCTTATTTCACGGGCCACTTTCCCTCACGCCCTGTCATGCCTGGCGTATTGATGCTGGAGGCCTTGGCGCAAGCCGCGGCTTTGTTGGCCTTTGACACCATGGGCGAAACACCTGACGAAAATACCGTGTACTACTTTGCGGGCATTGATGGCGCGCGTTTCAAGCGTCCCGTCGAGCCAGGCGATCAACTGATTTTGGAAGTCGAATTGGACCGCATGAAAGCGGGCATTTTCAAATTCAAAGCGCGCGCCAAAGTGGGTGAAGAGATTGCGGTAGAAGCCGAGTTGATGTGCACCATGCGCAAGGTTGCTTAA
- a CDS encoding OmpH family outer membrane protein, with translation MKTLRHFSQVCLLALGALGATAASAQEFKIGFVNTDRIFREASTAKNAQAKLEQEFAKREKDLVDLGNTIKTASDKFEREAPTLSETQRNTRQKQLMDQDREFQRKRREFQEDLNTRKNEEQQVVIERANRAVKQVAEAEKYDVIFQEAVYINPKHDITDKVIKSLNATAGK, from the coding sequence ATGAAAACACTTCGCCATTTCTCACAAGTCTGTTTGTTGGCTCTCGGCGCTTTGGGCGCCACTGCCGCCAGCGCACAGGAATTCAAAATTGGTTTTGTGAACACCGATCGCATTTTCCGCGAAGCCAGCACGGCCAAAAATGCCCAAGCCAAGTTGGAGCAAGAATTTGCCAAGCGCGAAAAAGACTTGGTGGATTTGGGCAACACCATCAAAACAGCTTCAGACAAGTTTGAGCGCGAAGCCCCCACTTTGTCCGAAACGCAGCGCAACACGCGCCAAAAACAGTTGATGGACCAAGACCGAGAGTTCCAGCGCAAGCGTCGTGAGTTCCAAGAAGACTTGAACACGCGCAAGAACGAAGAGCAGCAAGTTGTGATTGAACGCGCTAACCGCGCTGTAAAGCAAGTTGCCGAAGCAGAAAAATACGATGTGATTTTTCAAGAGGCCGTTTACATCAATCCCAAGCACGACATCACTGACAAAGTCATCAAGTCACTCAACGCAACCGCTGGCAAGTAA
- the lpxD gene encoding UDP-3-O-(3-hydroxymyristoyl)glucosamine N-acyltransferase yields MLQLGEIVEALGGSLHGSPQTPIAQLAPLETAGPRDLSFLSHPKYQSHLKQSQAACVIVTPQFKELALERGACIVSDDPYFYFARLTQLWKKKTRPVPAHRIHPSAVIDPTAFVHETAIIGPLCVVEQGAKVGAHTQLKSRVTLGENCQIGERCIVHAGVVIGADGFGFALHQGAWEKIEQLGAVTIGNDVEIGANTCIDRGALQDTVIEDGVKLDNLIQIGHNVHIGKHTAMAGCVGVAGSARIGAHCTVGGGAIILGHLSLADGVHISAASVVTRSIQKPGQYTGLFPIDDNASWEKNAASLKQLHQLRDRIKALEAHRPQPPISGKSS; encoded by the coding sequence GTGCTGCAGCTTGGTGAAATTGTTGAAGCTTTAGGCGGCAGCCTTCACGGCAGTCCACAAACTCCCATTGCGCAACTGGCCCCGCTAGAAACAGCGGGTCCTCGTGACCTGAGTTTCCTCAGTCACCCCAAATACCAATCCCATTTGAAGCAGTCCCAAGCGGCCTGTGTCATCGTCACACCTCAATTCAAGGAATTGGCCCTTGAGCGCGGTGCATGCATTGTTTCGGACGATCCATACTTTTACTTTGCACGATTGACGCAACTTTGGAAAAAGAAAACCAGGCCAGTCCCTGCGCATCGAATTCATCCCAGTGCCGTCATTGACCCCACAGCCTTTGTTCACGAGACGGCCATCATCGGTCCTTTGTGTGTTGTAGAGCAGGGCGCCAAAGTGGGCGCGCATACGCAACTCAAATCCAGAGTCACACTGGGCGAAAATTGCCAAATTGGTGAACGTTGCATTGTTCACGCTGGTGTGGTCATTGGCGCCGATGGTTTTGGTTTTGCCTTGCATCAAGGTGCTTGGGAAAAAATTGAACAGCTTGGTGCAGTCACGATTGGCAACGATGTCGAAATCGGTGCCAACACCTGCATTGACCGTGGTGCATTGCAAGACACGGTCATTGAAGACGGTGTCAAGCTCGACAACCTCATTCAAATTGGCCACAACGTTCACATTGGCAAACACACAGCCATGGCTGGCTGTGTGGGTGTGGCGGGCAGCGCGCGCATTGGTGCCCACTGCACCGTGGGTGGCGGTGCCATTATTTTGGGTCACTTGAGTTTGGCAGACGGTGTGCACATTTCTGCCGCTTCCGTCGTCACGCGCTCTATTCAAAAACCTGGTCAATACACCGGCCTGTTTCCCATCGATGACAATGCATCCTGGGAAAAAAATGCAGCCAGCCTCAAGCAATTGCATCAACTTCGCGACCGTATCAAAGCGCTTGAGGCGCATCGCCCTCAGCCTCCCATTTCAGGAAAATCATCATGA